TGCACGGCAGCGACTCCGCCGCCCGGGTCGCCGGGCCCGGGATCGCCGGCCTGCTGGCCGGCGCCGTCGGCGCCGTCGCGGGTTACGCCCTGCAGTCGGTGACCTTCCTCGTCTCCGCGACCTGCCTGGCCCTGGTCCGCACCCCCGAGCGGCGACCGGCCCGCACCACCGGACGGTCGCTCCGCCGCGAGGTCGCCGAGGGCATCCACCACGTCCGGCGCGACCGGGTCCTGCTCAACCTGGCCGTCCACGGCAGCCTCAGCAACCTCTTCCTGGTGGGCTACCAGGCCCTGCTGGTGGTCTTCCTGATGCGCCACGTCGGCCTCAGCGAGGGCGGGGTGGGTCTGCTGCTGACGCTGACCGCCCTGGGCGGCGTGGTCGGGGCGCTGGTCATCCAGCCGCTGATCCGCCGCCTCGGTGACGCCCGCACGCTGGTGCTGGGCAAGGCCCTGGCCGGCCCGTTCGCCCTGGCCGTCCCGCTGGCCGAGCCCGGCTGGCGGCTGGTGCTCCTCGCCGTGGCCAGCACCCTGCTGGTGGTCGGGATCACCGCCGGCAACGTGGTCTCCGGCAGCTTCCGCCAGCGCTACGTGCCCGGCGCGCTGCTCGGCCGGGTCACCACCAGCATGCAGACGCTCAACCTGGCCGGGATCCCGCTGGGGGCCGTCCTGGCCGGGACCCTGGCCACCGCGGTGGGGACCCGGCCGGCCCTGTGGGTGCTGACCGCGGCCTACGCCTGCACCGGGCTGATCCTGCTGCTGGGGCCCTTGCGCGGACGGCGGGACCTCCCCGTACGCTCCTCCGACCCGGCCCCGGCGGTCCCCGCCTGACCGGGGCAGGACACCAACCTGATCCGGGGAGGACGTGGGTCCAGCCCCGGGATCGGTACCGGTGCCGCCGACCCGGCCAGTGCCAGACCGCGGCACCGCGCACCACCAGCACCAGCACCAGCACCAGCACCAGCGTCGCCGCGTGGTCGGTGCACAACCGGTCACCCAGCCCGACGGGCTCCCCCCTGGGGCCGGGCCGTCGGGCTGGACGACCGGTTGTGCGCGGAGCGGGGAGCGACCGGCCTCGGCCGGCTCGTCCCGTCCCCGCGGCGTAGGCTGCCGCCATGCCCGACGAGCGACCGTCCCGCGCCGAGGCGGCGGCCCACCGGATCGCCCTCAGCGAGGGCGCCCAGCGCCACGAGTCCGTCGCCGCCCAGCGGCTGATCGACGACTTCCTGCAGACGGTGCGCGAACGCGGGCACGCGCCCGAGCCGCTGCAGGCCCAGCTGCTGTCCGGGGCGTCGGTGCGCACGGACAAGGAGGGCTGGTACCTGCGGAAGAACCGGTCGCTGGCCATCGGCACCGACGGGGGCTACTACGTGCTGACCGTCCCGGGCGGCGCGCTGGCCCGCCTCCGGGGCGTCCGGCTCACCCCCACCCCACCCCCGCTCCAGGTCGGTCGCGGCGGGCGCGACGGGGAGACCGGGGACCTCAAGGAGTTCCTGGCCATGACCCTGGAGCGGCTGGCCCAGGGCTGACCCGCCCCCCGGTTCCCGGTGGGCCCGGCGGGCGGCATGATGCGGCCATGGACCGACCGCTGCACCGCTTCACCGACCGCACCGCCCTCGTCTCCGGCGGGGGCCACGGCATCGGACGCGCGTGCGTCCACCGGCTGGCCGACGAGGGCGCCCGGGTGGTCTGCGCCGACCTCGATCTCGAGGCCGCCGAGCGGGTCGCGGCGGAGGTCAGGGAGGCCGGGCGCGAGGCGCACGCCGTCCACGTCGACGTCACCTCCAGCGACTCGGTGGACGCGGCCGTCGCCCGTGCCGTCGAGCTGCTGGGCGGGCTCGACGTGCTGGTCAACACCGCCGGCGGCGGACGGATCCACCCCGACTTCCCCGAGACCTCCGACGAGGTGTGGCACCAGCAGCTCGACCTCAACCTGATGAGCGTGGTCCGCACCGTGCGTGCCGCCCTGCCGCACCTGCTCGACGGGGGCGGCAGCGTGGTCTCCACCAGCTCGGTCAACGCGGTGACGCCGATCGGCTCCGAGCCCTACTCCAGCGCCAAGGCCGCCCTGGACGTCCTGACCCAGAACCTGGCCCGGGAGCACGGTCCGGCCGGGGTCCGGTTCAACCTGGTGCTGCCGGGGACGATCCGGACCCGGGTGTGGGACGACCAGGCCGAGACGCTGGAGCGCTTCTCCCGGGCCTACCCGCTGGGACGCGTCGGCCAGCCCGAGGACGTCGCGGCCGCCGTGGCCTTCCTCAGCTCCGACGACGCCGCCTGGATCACCGGCGTGGCGCTGCGGGTGGACGGCGGGCTGCTGGTCCGGGGGGCGATGGACCGGGCGTGACCCCGGGGGACCTCCGGCGTTACGGTCGGTGGACGTCGACGAGGACGCCCAGGAGGTCACCATGGACAGACCACGGATCCGGCTGACGTCGGTCACCATCACCACGCCCCGCCCCCGTGAGCTCGCGGCCTTCTGGTCCACCCTGCTCGGGTGGCCGGTGTCGGTCGAGGAGCCGGCCGGCGACGGCGAGCCGGAGGAGGCGGGCTGGGCCCAGGTGCGACCACCGGCCGGGGAGAACGGCTTCACGCTGAACTTCGAGTACGAGCGCAGCTGGACCCGCCCGGTCTGGCCGAGCGCCGCGGGCCACCAGAACGCCACCGAGCACCTCGACGTCGAGGTGGACGACCTGGACACCGCGGTCGCCTGGGCGCTGGAGTGCGGCGCGGAGCTGGCCGGGGACCAGCCGCAGACCGACGTCCGGGTCCTGCTCGACCCGGACGGTCACCCCTTCTGCTTCTTCTGAGCCCGGACCGGAGTCGGGTCAGCGGTTCAGCACTTCACCGTGCCCGAGCTGACCTTCTTGTAGGTGCAGCGGTCCAGCGCCGTGCTGCCGGTGGGCTTGAGCAGGGTGGCGGTGTCGCCGGTGTTGTTCCAGACGTAGTTCTTCTGCTTCCAGTACAGGTGCCCGCCGGTGTTGGTGCCGCTGCCGGTGTGCACGGTGACCGAGGCCCTGGCCTTGAGGGTGAAGCCCTTGGGGAAGACGAAGGTGTGGTTCTGCGCGTCCTTGAGCCGGTACCCCGCCATCGCCACCGACTTCGAGGTGGTGTTGGTCAGGACGATGGTCTCCTTGTTGAGGTGGCTGTTGCTGCGGGTGTCGCTGCCCGAGGGGTCGGCGACCCAGGTGCGGAGCTGGACGGCCGAGGCCGCCTCGGCCTCCACCGTCGGCAGCAGGGCGCCGGCGAGGGACAGCAGGACGAGGAGGGCAGCGCCGAGGGCGCGGGCGAGAGGACGACGCACGGGGACTCCTGAGGAGGATGGTGGGGACCTGCTCGCCCGTGCGGAGCGCCGACGCGAACGGGCGGATCGTATCGCCGCCACGGGTCGCCGGCGGCCCTGCGCGGGCGGATCGATGCCCAGTCGTGATGACCGGCCCGAAGGCTTCGGGCAGCGGCCCCCGACCATCCGCGAGGTCGATGGGCGGGCAGAGGTATCCGCCGGGGTCTGGTCAAGGTCCGGACGGGAACGGTCGACTGGGTCAGGATGAGGCGGTGACCCCCGACCGGACCCGCGTCGACGCGGCCGTCCGTGCCGTCCTCGACGGGGTCGACGCCGATCCCCGCTACGCCCACACCAGCCACCTGCACGTCCGGCTGGCCGGTGAGATGGTGGTCGACGAGCACCGGCACGGGCCGCTGGTCGGCGACGTCTTCTCGGTGACCAAGACGGTGCTCGGACTCACCCTGGGCCGGATGGCGGCGCTCGGGCTCCTCCCCGACCTGGACCGTCCGGTCGCCGACGTCCTGCCCGTGCTGGGAGGCACCACCGCCGAGATGCACACGTGGCGGCACCTGCGGACCATGACGCGCGGGGCCGAGGTGGATGGTCCCTGGGACGTCGACACGGTCACCGCGCTGCCGGGCGGGCAGGTCGAGCACGTCGCCCGGGCACCGCAGCGGACGCCGCCCGGCGAGCGGTTCTGCTACGACAACGGGTCCTCCCACCTGGTCGCGGCGGCGGCCGGTGCCGTCCTCGCCGAGCCGGTGTCGGACTTCGCCGCCCGCGAGCTGTTCGCGCCGCTCGGCATCACCACCACCCGGTGGGACCGCGACCCCGACGGGGTGCCGTTCGGCTACGCGCACCTCCGCATCGGCGCCGCCGACCTGGGCCGGCTCGGCCAGCTGGTGCTCGACGGCGGTCGTACCGAGGGCGCCACCCTGGTGGACCCCGGCTTCCTGGCCGACATGACCCGGGCCCACACGCCGGGCGGGCCGCCGGAGGACCTCGGCTACGGGCACCTGGTCTGGGTCGACGACGACGTGGTGATGGCGGGCGGCTGGGCCGGCCAGCACGTGCTCGTGCTCCCCCGGGCCGAGGCGGTCGTCGTGGTCACCGGCGACCCGCACTTCGACGCCGGGCCACCGCCGCGCGACGACCTGTCGCCGGACTGGGCTCCCGCGCTGCACCTGGTCCGACGGCACCTGCTGCCCGTGCTGCACGGCTGAGGCCCGAGCCCCGTGGCCCACACCGGCGGCCGGAGGGCCCTCGACGCCCGACCTGGACGGCCGCAGTAGCAGCCTCCACCACCCGACCGGCCTCAGGCTGCGGGTGTGCGCGCGGGGCCTGACGTGCGGGTCGTCCACCAGACGACGACGGCGATGAGGACGAGGCCGGCGCCAGGGATCAGGCTGGCGATGGAGCCCACCGCCTCACCGCGGCCGGCGAGGGCGCCGAAGAGGTCGATGTGCAGGGTCGTGGCGAGGAGGAGGCTCGTGACGTTGTAGACGACGTGCAGGACGACGGCGACCTCCAGCCCACCGGTGCGCCAGGTGACGAAGGCCATCGTGGAGAACAGGATCAGGTAGGAGGACAGCAGGTAAGGGTCGAGGGTGCCGTGGGCGAGGGAGAACAGGACGGTCGTGACGACGATGCCCAGGACGGCACCGGAACGGGCGCCGCGCGTCCACCCGCCGAGCACGCGGAAGATCAGTCCGCGGAGTCCGTACTCCTCACCGGCCGCGGCGAGGGGGGTGAGGAGCACGCCGATCACGAACAGGGCGACGAGGTCGACCGTCGACCAGGCCACCCTCTCCCCGGGCACGAGGAAGTTCACCGCGATCAGGACGACGAGCAGGGGCCCGAAGGCGAGCAGCGAACGGCCGAGGACTGCGAAGCGGAAGCGTCCGGCCACGGAGTGCAGCGAGCCGGCGGGCAGCCCGTAGAGCACACGCTGGAGCAGCATGCTGTAGGGGATCAGCGCGGCGAGGCCGACCGCGCCGGCGGCGTGCTGCAGAGGGGAGGGCCCGGTGCGGCCGAGCTGGGCGTCGATGAGCCCGGCGCCGAGCAGGGCGAGCTGGGCGAAGGCGACCAGTCCGACGAAGAGCAGCACGATCGCGAGGACGCCGCGCAGGATGCGGCGTCTCTCGCCGGCGTAGACGCGGTGGTACTCGACGCCCGGCGGAACCCGTGGCGAGGAGACGGGTGCGTCGTCCTGCAGCAGCCAGCTGGGGCGGGTGGTGGTCGTGGTGGTGGTGGTCATGGTCCCTTTCCTGGGGTCAGCTCGCGAGGTCGTCGAGCCAGCTGGATCGCAGTCGCAGCGCACGTTCGGTGCTGCCGACGACCGCGGCGATCCCGACGGCGACGTTCGCCGTGGGACCGAGACGCACCGGGGACCGGAAGGTCCCCAAGGCCTCGGCGACGGGGGGCACCTGCGAGATGGTCTCGACGAGCTGCGGGACGGCCACGCAGGCGCCGAGCAGCACGAGCGACGTCGAGACCACACCGACGAGGCGGCTGAGCCGCGGGTGCGCTCCCTGCAGCCGGGAGCGCCGTCCCTCCGCGGAGGCGGGGTGCGGCGTCAGCTGGGACTCCGCACCGTCGGCCCCCACGTGGTGGCACCGGCGCAGCCCGAACGAGCCGACCGCGACCTCGATGTGTCCGCCGGGCACCGGGAAGCGGGCCGGCAGCCTCGAGTGGGCCGTCAGCACGCCGTCGCGGTAGAGACGCGCACGCACCTCGCCGTCGTCGCGGTCTCCCAGGTGGCGGACGTCGACGGCGTAGGTGGTCACCGTGCCGTCGGGAGCGCGGAGGGAGTGGGTGAGCAAGGACCTGCCCAGCAGCTGCCACCAGCGGAAGCGCCTGAGCGGCCGCCCGTCACCGCGACGCACCCTCTGTGCGGCGCGGCGGTTCCGCCAACCGTGTCGGAGCACGCGAGCTCCCTCCCTGCTGTAGTACAGTGTGATAGCCAGACGGTAGCACACTGTACTAGCGGAGTGGAGGACGATCGATGCCGGAGCGGTCGAAGGAACCGGACACGCGGGACAAGATCCTGATCGCGGCGGCGACCATGCTGGGTGAGGACCCGACCGCGCGGTTGAGCGTCCGTGCGGTCGCCGCCCGGGCGGGGGTGAGCACGGGTTCGCTCCGTCACTTCTTCCCCACGCAACGGGCGCTGGTCGAGACCGTGGTCGCCGGCCTCTACGAGCTCGACATCCCTGACGACCCGATCTCCGAGGAGGGGCGGACGCCGGCGGAGCGCCTCCTCGGGTGCCTGCAGCAGATGCTGGCCCAGATCGGCACGGGGGACCGGGCGCGCCAGTACTGGCGCGGCATGTACGAGGCCTACGTCGCCCCGAGCCCCACCGACGACGAGGCCGCGACGTACCTCGCCCTCGAGCGGGTGGGTCTCCGCCGCCTCGAGCGGTGGCTGGGCGTGCTCGTGGCCGAGGGCGCGGCCCCCGCGGGTGCGGTCGAGCAGCGGGCCCGGTTCCTGGGCACCGTCCTCGACGGACTCGTCGCGGGACGGGTTCTTCCCGGCGACACCGTGCGGCTCGGGTTCGAGTCCGACACGCTCCGCCTGGCCGTCGAGGCGGTGCTCAGTGAGCCCGCCGGAGGTCCGCAACGGGATCAGTGACCGCGAGTTCCCCCGGGACCACGGAGGACGGCACCAGTGCCGTGGTGCCCGCGCTCGGTCCCGCGCTCGCGGGCCTGCGAGCACACCGCCCACTCTCTCCACGACCCGTCTGGCGCGCGCGCGGTCAGCCCGGTGGACAGGCGTGACGGGCTGTTCTCGACGCCGGGACGCCGGGCGCCTACCGTCGGAGCATGTCCTTCGACGTCGCCGCCGACGCGTACGGGCGGTTCATGGGCCGGTACTCCGAGCCCCTGGCCGTGCCCTTCGCCGAGCACGCCGGGATCGGACCGGGGCAGCGGGTGCTGGACGTCGGCTGCGGGCCCGGGGCGCTGACCGGCGAGCTGGTGCGACGCTGCGGTGCGGAGGCCGTCGCCGCCGTCGACCCGTCCCCGCCCTTCGTCGAGGCGGTGCGCGCCCGCTGCCCCGGTGTCGACGTGCACCCCGGGACCGCGGAGCAGCTGCCCTTCGAGGACCACCGCTTCGACGCCACCCTCGCCCAGCTGGTGGTGCACTTCATGCCCGACCCGGTGGCCG
The sequence above is a segment of the Auraticoccus monumenti genome. Coding sequences within it:
- a CDS encoding VOC family protein, giving the protein MDRPRIRLTSVTITTPRPRELAAFWSTLLGWPVSVEEPAGDGEPEEAGWAQVRPPAGENGFTLNFEYERSWTRPVWPSAAGHQNATEHLDVEVDDLDTAVAWALECGAELAGDQPQTDVRVLLDPDGHPFCFF
- a CDS encoding serine hydrolase domain-containing protein, which produces MTPDRTRVDAAVRAVLDGVDADPRYAHTSHLHVRLAGEMVVDEHRHGPLVGDVFSVTKTVLGLTLGRMAALGLLPDLDRPVADVLPVLGGTTAEMHTWRHLRTMTRGAEVDGPWDVDTVTALPGGQVEHVARAPQRTPPGERFCYDNGSSHLVAAAAGAVLAEPVSDFAARELFAPLGITTTRWDRDPDGVPFGYAHLRIGAADLGRLGQLVLDGGRTEGATLVDPGFLADMTRAHTPGGPPEDLGYGHLVWVDDDVVMAGGWAGQHVLVLPRAEAVVVVTGDPHFDAGPPPRDDLSPDWAPALHLVRRHLLPVLHG
- a CDS encoding lamin tail domain-containing protein translates to MRRPLARALGAALLVLLSLAGALLPTVEAEAASAVQLRTWVADPSGSDTRSNSHLNKETIVLTNTTSKSVAMAGYRLKDAQNHTFVFPKGFTLKARASVTVHTGSGTNTGGHLYWKQKNYVWNNTGDTATLLKPTGSTALDRCTYKKVSSGTVKC
- a CDS encoding MFS transporter — protein: MTSPDAPLQERHDAPVSPASSRDFRLVWAGTSAGRLGESVASFAAPVVAITVLDASALTVTLITAAAWLPWLVVGLPAGAWVDRLPRRPVMVVCDLVSVLVVASVPVAAAAGALTTPHLLGAAFAVGTTAVLFQTAWTSYLPAVLDERQLVPANALLHGSDSAARVAGPGIAGLLAGAVGAVAGYALQSVTFLVSATCLALVRTPERRPARTTGRSLRREVAEGIHHVRRDRVLLNLAVHGSLSNLFLVGYQALLVVFLMRHVGLSEGGVGLLLTLTALGGVVGALVIQPLIRRLGDARTLVLGKALAGPFALAVPLAEPGWRLVLLAVASTLLVVGITAGNVVSGSFRQRYVPGALLGRVTTSMQTLNLAGIPLGAVLAGTLATAVGTRPALWVLTAAYACTGLILLLGPLRGRRDLPVRSSDPAPAVPA
- a CDS encoding TetR/AcrR family transcriptional regulator, whose amino-acid sequence is MPERSKEPDTRDKILIAAATMLGEDPTARLSVRAVAARAGVSTGSLRHFFPTQRALVETVVAGLYELDIPDDPISEEGRTPAERLLGCLQQMLAQIGTGDRARQYWRGMYEAYVAPSPTDDEAATYLALERVGLRRLERWLGVLVAEGAAPAGAVEQRARFLGTVLDGLVAGRVLPGDTVRLGFESDTLRLAVEAVLSEPAGGPQRDQ
- a CDS encoding SDR family NAD(P)-dependent oxidoreductase; amino-acid sequence: MDRPLHRFTDRTALVSGGGHGIGRACVHRLADEGARVVCADLDLEAAERVAAEVREAGREAHAVHVDVTSSDSVDAAVARAVELLGGLDVLVNTAGGGRIHPDFPETSDEVWHQQLDLNLMSVVRTVRAALPHLLDGGGSVVSTSSVNAVTPIGSEPYSSAKAALDVLTQNLAREHGPAGVRFNLVLPGTIRTRVWDDQAETLERFSRAYPLGRVGQPEDVAAAVAFLSSDDAAWITGVALRVDGGLLVRGAMDRA
- a CDS encoding CPBP family intramembrane glutamic endopeptidase, with the translated sequence MTTTTTTTTRPSWLLQDDAPVSSPRVPPGVEYHRVYAGERRRILRGVLAIVLLFVGLVAFAQLALLGAGLIDAQLGRTGPSPLQHAAGAVGLAALIPYSMLLQRVLYGLPAGSLHSVAGRFRFAVLGRSLLAFGPLLVVLIAVNFLVPGERVAWSTVDLVALFVIGVLLTPLAAAGEEYGLRGLIFRVLGGWTRGARSGAVLGIVVTTVLFSLAHGTLDPYLLSSYLILFSTMAFVTWRTGGLEVAVVLHVVYNVTSLLLATTLHIDLFGALAGRGEAVGSIASLIPGAGLVLIAVVVWWTTRTSGPARTPAA